The sequence atcggttctataactaccccccctcaatttaaagccatgccccctcgtgctggatttctccatcagaggaaaaaggctatcactatccaccctatctaaacctctaatcatcttatatgtttcaataagatcccctcttagccgccgcctttccagcgaaaacaatcccaaatccctcagcctctcctcataggatctcccctccataccaggcaacatcctggtaaacctcctctgcaccctctccaaagcctccacatccttcctgtaatgtggggaccagaactgcacacagtactccaagtgcggccgcaccagagttgtgtacagttgcaacataacgctacgactcctaaattcaatccccctaccaataaacgccaagacaccatatgccttcttaacaaccttatctacttgattcccaactttcagggatctatgcacacatacacctagatccctctgctcctccacactattcaaagtcctcccgttagccctatactcaacacatctgttattcctaccaaagtgaattacctcacacttctccgcattaaactccatccgccacctctcggcccaactttgcaacctgtctaagtcttcctgcaaactacgacacccttcctcactgtctaccacaccaccgactttggtgtcatcagcaaatttgctaatccacccaactataccctcatccagatcattaataaatattacaaacagcagtggccccaaaacagatccctgaggtacaccacttgtaaccgcactccatgatgaatatttactatcaaccaccaccctctgtttcctatccgctagccaattcctgatccaatttcctagatcacccccaatcccatacatctgcattttctgcagaagcctaccatggtgaaccttatcaaacgccttactaaaatccatatataccacgtccactgccttgcccccatccacctccttggtcactttctcaaaaaactcaataaggttagtaaggcacgacctacctgccacaaaaccatgctgactatcacctatcaattcattactctccaaataactataaatcctatcccttataattttttccaacatcttgccgacaacagaagtgagactcaccggtctataattcccggggaagtctctgttccccttcttaaacaatgggacaacattcgctaacctccaatcttctggtactataccagaggccaacgacgacctgaagatcagagccagaggctctgcaatcacttctcttgcctcccagagaatccttggataaatcccatccggaccaggggatttatctattttcagaccctccagaatatcctgcacatcctccttatcaactgtaatactgtctattctactcccttgcaacccagtgtcctcctcagctatattcatgtccccttgcgtgaacaccgaagagaaatattggttcaatgcttcaccaatctcctccggttccacacataacttccctctgccatctataactggccctaaacttgccctaaccaaccttctgttcttgacatacctatagaacgccttaggattctctttaaccctatccgccaaagtcttctcatgtccccttttagcccttctaagctcgctcttcaacatGCTCTCCAATATGTTACTCCTGaccccatgagcttttatttcctGTAATAACCTTTAATGTGgaatggcatggtggtacagtggttagcactgctgcctcacagcgccagggacccaggtttaattctagccttgggtgactgtgtggagtttgcacattctccccgtgtctgcgtgggttttctccgggtgctcgggtgtcctcccatggtccaaagatgtgcgggttgggttgattggccagggtaaattgaccctagctagtatcagggggactagcggggtaaatatatggggttacaggaatagattgtggtcggtacagactcagtgggccgaatggcctcctgtaatatagggtttctatgattgtcaaATGCCGACCTGGATTATGGCATTCCAGACTCTGGAGTAGGATTTGGAaccatagagagagtgagtgtgcactGAACACTCTGACCTTTGACCTACCCTGCGGAAGGAATGTTGGTATTAGGCCTGGAGAGGGTTTGTGGAGTGGATTATTCCCGGGGATATTAACTGCCCTCTGTTTTCCCGTCAGGAGAAAGATCTCGTTCCGAAGCTCTTCAAGGTCCTCGCTCCGCGGTTCCAGGAAGATCGAGGGAGTTATGTTCGAATGCTGCAGATTCCCACCCGCGAGAGGGACAGTGCCAGAATGGCCGTCATCGAGTTCCGGCGCAATCCTCTGCCGCCCCTCATCGCCCGGCGCCCGGGAGCCAACGAGAAGACCCTGCTCAATCAGCTGCTGAAGGGTTACCGTGAAGAGGTGGCGCTCCAGGGGGCCTCGGGCGCTGGCGAGGCCCAGGCTTCAAACTCGGCCTAGCTGGGCGTTCGGCCATCCTTGGCTGGAGGGCCAGAGGACAATGTGGGATTGTTGCACCTTCCCCCTCCTGGGGGTCTACCAGGCCCAGTCAGGCTGCCTGGGACAATTCGGGATGTGTCCCACTGGGATCACTGCCTTGTTCGTGGATTTGTGTGGCACACGCGGCTCCTGTCAGATGTTTGGTTCACCTTCGAAAACTGTCTGGTATTAAATCTGCATTGTGAGGCTTTCTCTGACTCCAGTGTCTCCTGGACGAGGGAGGAAGGTTCTGTGAGCTGTGTGGTCTGACATTGCTATCCTGAAATAGTCACACTCGCCCCTCAAGCCTCACGCCTCAAATCatcatcatttaaaaaaattaacccCAAACTTCCATGAGAATTTTCCCAGTTATTTGGGTTGGTCACTAACCATCCTCTTCACCTTTTttatcatttacaggatgtgggcgacgctggctgggcccagcattcattgcccatcccttgagaaggtggtgggtgagtcgccatcttgaacccgctgcagtccctgaggtgtaggtacacccacagtgctgttagggagggagttccaggattttgacccagcgacagtgaagcaatggccggtggcacagtggttagcactgcagcctcacagcaccaggaacctggtttcgattcccggcctggatcACTGTGCAAAATTTGCACGtttttccgtgtctgcgtgtttttcctccgggtgctccagtttcctcccacagtccaaagatgtgcgggttaggtgtatcggccatgctgaattgccccttagtgtcagggggactagctaggataaatacatggagttacggggatggggcctgggtgggattgtggttggtgcagactcgatgggccaaatggcctccttctggactgtaggattcgatgatatatttccaaattgggatgctgagtgactcggaggggaccctccaggcggtggtgttcccatgtatctgctgcccttgtccttctagacagtagtggttgtgggtttgtttggaagatgctgcttaaggagccttggtgagtcactgcagtgcatcttgtagatggtacacacggctgttactgtgtgggtggtggagggagtgaatgtgtgtggttAGCGTGttgatcaagcggggctgctttgtcctggatggtgtcgagcttcttgagtgtttgagctgcacccatccaggcgagtggggagtattccatcacactcctgacttgtgtccttgtagatgatggacaggctttggggagtcaggaggtgagttactcaccgctggATTCCCAGTCTTTgatctgctctgggagccacgATATTTAtttggctgttccagttcagtttctggtcaatggtgacccccaggatgttgatcgtgggggattcagtgattgtaatgccattgagtgtcaaggatCAATGGTTCgatcctctcttattggagatggtcattgcctggcacctgtctGGTGTAAATGTTACCTGccgtttgtcagcccaagccaggtcttgctgcgtttggacacgggctgcttcagtatctgaggagtcgcgaatggtgctgaacattgtgcaatcatcggcgaacatccccacttctgatcttatgatggagggaaggacatagatgaagcagctgaagatggttgggtcgaggacaccaccctgagggactcctgcagagatgtcttggagctgaggtgactgaccctccacaaccaccacaaccatcttcctttgttccaggattttgatttgatttattattgtcaggtgtattagcatacagtgaaaagtattgtttcttgcgcactacagacaaagcataccgttcatagagacggagagggtgcagaatgtagccttACAGtcgtaactagggtgtagagaaagatcaacttaatgcaaggtagatccattaaaaagtctgacagcagcagggaagaagctgttcttgagtcagttggtgcgtgacctcagacttttgtatctttttccccaacggaagaaggtggaagagagaatgtccagggtgtgtgaggtccttaattatgctgcctgaggcagcgggaagtgtagacagagtcaatggatgggagactggtttgagtgatggactgggctatattcacaaccctttgtagtttcttgtggtcttgggtagagcaggagccataccaagctgtgatacaaccagaaagaatgctttctgtggtgcatctgtaaaagttggtgagagtcgtagcggacatgccaaatttccttggccgcctgagaaagtagaggcgttggtgagctttcttaactatagtgtcggcgtggagggaccaggaagattgttggtgacctggaccctagaaacttgaagctctggacACTTTCTAGTTTGTCCCCGctgatgtagacgggggcatgttctcctttacgcttcctgaagtcccaTAATGCTTCCCGAAAgtacgactccaaccagtggcAAGCTTCCCCCCTgaatcccattgactccagttttgccagggctgcttgatgccatacttggttgtatgctgcctcgatgtcaagggcagtcgctctcacctcacctcctcctgaagttcagctctttttttgtccatgtttgaaccagggCAGTAATGAGGTTGGTGGCTTTCAGCTCACCCCAGGGAGGTTGCTTGGACAGATTGGGAGAGATTACTTTCAGGAAGGTTGCTTAATTGGGCCGTGTCAGTAGAATatagaggggaggggggtcacGACATGAAACCTGGCTCGAGAGGCATCTGAGGTGAGAGGCAACCGTGCTGGAGTCTGGGATCATGCTGggtacaaaatggctgccactggGTACAAAATGGCTGACACTGAGCAATCGCGTGCAGTGTGTTTGTGgcaggcatgcttgccttcatcggccagggcattgaggttagaaattggcaagtcacgttgcagctttatagagccttaggcctcatttagaatattgtgtccaattctaccAGGAGAAGAGGGTactgaagaggtttaccaggatgttgcctggtctggagggcattagctgtgaggagagattggataaactcagtttgttctcactggaacgacggagattgaggggcaacctgatagaagtttacaagatcatgagagacacggacagagtggagagtcagatgttctttcctaggttagaaaagtcaagtactaggggacgtcggtttaagatgcgtggggaaaagtttagaggagatgtgtgaggcaagtctttgacacagagggtggtgaatgtctggaactcgctgcccggggaggtggtgggagcaggtacgatcgtggcatttaaggggcaactagaccaatacaagaataggatggtaatggaaggatacggactctaagtgcgtacggttttagttgaggcaggcatcatgatcggtgcaggcttggagggccgaagggcccgttcctgtgctgtactgttctttgtttcagaGAGGTTGCAGTGTATTTCAATCCCTTCCTGCGtgtaacctcccccaccccctgcagtaCATTCGGTGGGAATGGGCCCGTTAGCTCAGGATTGGACTGGCTCTCAGTTGCGAGACCTACTGTGGTTGAATTGCCCCACTGCACAGTCTACCCGATTGGTGATAGAGGCTGCGGGAGATATGGTTGTGGCCCGAGAGAAGTAGGGGATGTTTACACCTGAGGATAAAGGTGGCGAGGGTGCTCGATGTGACGCCCACCTTCCAATATCCCCATATCTTCCTCAAATTCAAACATTGAACCAGTTTCCCCTCAGAACTGGAGCAGGTTGGGCCTCAGTTACTCTTCGTGACCTGACACAACTGACCTTCTGTCCAACATTCCTCCTGTGCGTGAGAGGTTCGCTCTTAACTCTCGCTGCGACCGATTCCAAACGCGTTAATCATTCAGCGCATAGACCTGAGGAAaccgaggaggaggccattcagcccctcctctctGCTGTTCAGTCTAATCAGAGCCGATCACCTCAACTCCattagtgggggagagagtgtttcAGATTTCACTTTGTGAGGAAaagcccccccatcccaccaaaTGCCTGACTCAAATTTTAACACTGTTCTCACCTCGGACTGGACCATCTGTCTCCCtctaatccccccctcccccccgtcacaaatggcacagtggttagcactgctccacgttctccccgtgtctgtgtgtgttttcctccggtttcctcccacaatccggaagatgtgctggttagggtgcattgaccatgctaaatactccctcagtgtacccgaacaggagtgtggaaactaggggattttcacattaacttcattgcagtgttaatgtaagcctacttgtgacactaataaaataaacatctGCAGAGACGCTGCTTCCTCCCTATCGAATCATTCGACCATCTTAAACCCCTTGATTCGATCGCCCGCAAACCGTGACCCCACATGAGCCACGTTGATAGAAACAGGAGGGGGAGAGGACATGGAGTCTGGAAGTTGAGAGAATGGACACGTCAACACGGGTTGTATTTTTGCGATTACTTTATTGATTCTCCGTGTGTCGGGGTACAGAGGGGGTCAGATCGAGGTCAGGGGGCAGAGAATGCTCCCGTGCCACATTCCCACCCCGATGGCTCGCTCCCGCCAGGT comes from Mustelus asterias chromosome 20, sMusAst1.hap1.1, whole genome shotgun sequence and encodes:
- the mrpl17 gene encoding large ribosomal subunit protein bL17m isoform X2 — its product is MRLTIALWISHGKVARRMGLGPQSRLDMLRNLVTALVRHERIETTLARADEMKPYAEKLVDYAKRGDTDEKAMKMAGFWLTEKDLVPKLFKVLAPRFQEDRGSYVRMLQIPTRERDSARMAVIEFRRNPLPPLIARRPGANEKTLLNQLLKGYREEVALQGASGAGEAQASNSA